The DNA region CTCGACCCGGACCTCGAGGCCGGGTCGGCCGGGCAGCCACATGCCGCCGAGGTCGACCCGTCCGCCGGCGGCGGGGTCGTCGACCTCGGTGACGTCCCACGGCCCGTTCTCCCGGCTGGCCGACGGGGTCGACCGCGGTGGGCTGCCCGCGTCGTCCCCCGTCGCGTCGTCGAGGGAGTCGTCGAGACCGGTCGCGCCGTCCTCCGAGCCCTCGGCCGCGGTGGACCCTGCCGGGTCGTCCTCACGTCGGCGACGTCGGAACACGCTCACACCTCTGTCCTGTCCGTCTCGCTGGGCGCCGGTGCGGCGAAGCCGCCGGTCGACCCGTGTCCACCCTCGCCCCTCGCCGACCCGGGCAGCAACTCGACCTCGTGGAACGTGACCCGTTCCACCCGCTGCACGACCAGCTGGGCGATCCGGTCGCCGCGGCGCAGCCGCACCGTGTCGCGCGGGTCGTGGTTGACGAGGAGCACCTTGATCTCGCCGCGGTAGCCGGCGTCGACGGTGCCCGGCGCGTTGAC from Actinomycetes bacterium includes:
- the dut gene encoding dUTP diphosphatase — its product is MEAQQAPVDVLVRRLDPGLPLPGYAHPGDAGADLVAAEDVELAPGERAMVPTGVAIALPAGYAAFVHPRSGLAHRFGVGIVNAPGTVDAGYRGEIKVLLVNHDPRDTVRLRRGDRIAQLVVQRVERVTFHEVELLPGSARGEGGHGSTGGFAAPAPSETDRTEV